The genomic segment GCACAGGCAAAACCGCCAGCGCCGGCCAAGCCCAGGAAGTTCACGCCCTGATCCGCGCCTGGCTGCAAAAGCGCCATGGCCGGGAGACCGCGCAAAACATCCACATCCTTTACGGCGGCAGCGTTAAACCATCCAACCTCCGGGAACTGCTGCGGCAGGAAGACATCGACGGCGGCCTGATCGGCGGCGCGTCCTTGCAAAATGAGGCCTTCCACGCCATGATCGGCATCGCCGCGGAAGCAAGCAAAGGAAACTGAACATGCTGGACATCAAGTTTATCCGCGCCAATCCGGACCTGGTCCGGGACGCGATCCGCAATAAAAATGAAAAGGCCGATCTGGACGCCCTGCTGGAAGTTGATGAGCTGCGGCGCAAGCTGCAGTATGATTTCGACCAGCTCAAAGCCAGGCAAAACCAGGTTTCCCAGACCATCGCCCAAAACAAGAAAGCCGGGGAAGACGTATCTGAACTGCTGCAGGAGATGGGCGCGGTGGCGGAAGAGATCAAGACGATAAACAGCTCCCTGAACGAGGCCAACACCAGCATGGAAAACCAGCTGCTGCGCGTTCCCAATGTGCCGCATACCTCAGTACCGGTGGGATTTGACGAATCTGCCAATATAGTAATCCGCGAGTGGGGAAGCAAGCCCAGCTTTGATTTCGAGCCCCGTGACCATCTGGCGCTGGCTGAGCAGAACCAGCTTTTGGACCTGGCCCGGGGCGCCAAGCTAAGCGGCTCCGGCTTTCCGGTTTACACCGGCAGGGGCGCCGCGCTGGAACGGGCATTGATCAATTTCATGCTCGACCACCATATCCGTGAACACGGCTACTCCGAGGTGGCAGTGCCGGTATTGGTGAACCGCAAAACCATGACCGGAACAGGCCAGCTGCCCAAACTGGAGGAAGACATGTACCGGGTGGACCAGGATGACCTGTTTCTGATCCCCACGGCGGAAGTGCCGGTGACGAATCTGCACGCGGACGAGGTGCTCAGGCAGGACCAACTGCCTCTGAAATATGTATGTTACACACCCTGTTTCCGGCGCGAGGCCGGATCCTACGGCAAGGACACACGCGGCCTGCAGAGGCTGCATCAGTTCAACAAGGTGGAAATGGTGCGGCTGGTGGAACCGGCGAGTTCTTACGAGGCCCTGGAAGCAATGCTTCAGGACGCTGAGCACATCCTGCAGGCACTGGGCCTGCATTACCGCGTGGTGCAGCTCTGCACCGGCGATCTGAGCTTCGCCTCCGCCAAGACCTATGACCTTGAGGTCTGGGCACCTGGCGTGGGCAAATATCTGGAAGTTTCCTCGGTGAGCAATTTCGAGGATTTCCAGGCCCGCCGCGCTAATATCCGCTACCGGGACAAAGACGGCAAACCGCGCTTTCTGCATACCCTGAACGGATCGGGGCTGGCCACGCCGCGGCTGTTCATCGCGCTGCTGGAAAGCTATCAGAATGCCGCAGGCGGACTGGACCTGCCCGCTCCCCTGGCGGGATATCTGGCCCAGAACGGCGGCGCAAGATGACGCAAAGGTTGGTGTGAACGAGGATGGAAGCCATGGATAAAAAAGAATTCGACTTCTTTGAACTGCTGAGGATTGTGCTCAAAAACCGCAAGTTCATCATCATCTTTGTGGCGGTGGTGAGCCTCGGGGCGGTGATCTACAGTTTGCTTACACCGCAGATTTGGGAATCCAGCGCCAGTTTTTACGTGGTGGGAGACCAAGCCAGCGCCCTGCCCATAAACATCGAAGGCCTGAGCGGGATCACCTCCCAATTGCTGGGTGGCGACAACGCCCAAAACGCCATCAATTCGGTTACCGCGATGAGTTCCAGAGGCTTTTCCGAAGACGTGATCCGCCACTTCCGCCTGATCCAGTATTACAAGATCACGGAAAGCGACTCACTGATGGCCATGGACAAGGCGCTCAAACGCCTGCGCAAAAAGACCGTGAGCATCGACTACAGCACCGATACGGGGCTGGTGAGCGTTAGCGCTGAAACCAAGCGCAAAAAGCTCTCGCGTGACATGGTGGACTACTACCTGCAGAAACTGGAGACCTACAACCGGGAGCAGAAACTCACCAAGGGCAAGATGAACCGCGAATTTTTGGAGGGACGGGTTCGCGCCACGGAGGCTGAGATAGACTCATTGCTTTACGCGGTGAAAGATTTTCAAACCCGGCACAACGCCATTGACATCGAGACCCAGACAGAATCGCTGATCTCATCCTATTCAGACGTGATCGCCACCAAGATGCAGACGGACATCGAACTGGAACTGGCGCGGAAAAACTACGCGCCGGACTCACCGGTGGTGGCCGAGCTAAAATCCCGCAGCGATGCTTTGGGCCGGCAGATCCGAGAACTGGAAGCCGGAGGCGGAGCTCTTAAACCACGCTACCTGATCGACATTGCCAGCCTGCCGGACCTTGGCACCCAATTTGCCCAGCTGAAGATGAACCTGGAGATCCAGTCCAAGGTCTTCGAATTTCTTTATCCGCAGTTCGAGGCGGCCCGGCTGGAAGAGCTGCGCGACATGCCCACCCTGGACATTCTGGACACTCCGCGCGAAGCTGGCATGCGGGTACGGCCAAAGCGGGCCATGCTTTGCCTGATCGCCTTCGCGCTGGCTTTGGTGGCAGCGGTGATCATCGCGCTGATCAAAAACGCCTTTGAGCTGAACAAAGACCGTTTCCGGGAGATCAAAAAAGAGCTCTGACAAGGCTTTGACCATGATCCTGAAGCGTCTGGCCCCCAGTCTTGCCTATCTTGGCACCGCTGCTTTGGTGCTGGCGGCCGCGGCGGCGGCGCAGGGCATGGAGCTGCCGCAGTTTGGTTTCATAGGCGCCATCCTGGCCGCCTGGCTGCTCACGGTGCTGTTGTTTGGGATAAGCATCCGCAACAGCCTGCTGTTTTCCACCATGTTTTTCATTAAACCCCTGCCCACCGCTTTCGTTTGCGTGCTGTTCATCCTGCTGCTCACACTGCTGCTGGAATTCCAGCGTGGCAGGCTGAAACAATTCATCCTCCCCCATCCGGTGATGCTGGGGGTGCTGATCGCCACTTCGGTGTACGGGATCACCAGGGCCCGTGGAGACTGGGACTCCCATCTCTATTTTCTGGCCACAGCTGTGGTGCCCGCGATAGTTTTCCTGATATCAGCCAACAGCTCCATCCGAAAGACGGATATCGTACTGTGGCTGAAGGCCATAGTGCTGATCGGAACCTTCCTGGCGGTGGTGGGAGTGGTGATGGCCCTGCTCAATCCAAGCGAGCGATACGGTTCGCTTTGGATCACGGCCATGACCATCAACGGTTTTTATACCCTCGCCTTCTTTTTCGGCATCGCCCTGGGAGTGAGGTCCGCACATACATCTGAGCGCTATCTGTGGTACGGGTGCGCGCTGCTGGTGCTGCTGGGCATGCTCTATACCTACACGCGCATCACCCTGGTGGCGGTGTTCGCCGGGATCTTCCTGCTGATGCCGAAGATGAAGCGGATGCGGCTGCTGGGCATGGGCCTGCTGCTGCTGGTGCCGCTGATCATACCGTCATCGATGGTGAGCCGTATCGAACTGGGCCTCACTTTCGACTATTCGATCTTCATCCGCTTTCTGGCCTGGTATTATTCCCTGCGTCAAATCGCCAGCCATCCCTGGTTCGGGATCGGCATCGATGTCTGGAAGGACTGGTACGCTGGTGCCGTGCCGCTGGACATGCTTTACGCCGAGCATTCACACAACCTGCCGCTCAAGATCTGGCTGGAACTGGGCGTATTCGGCTTCATAAGCTACTTTTACCTGATCGCTGCGGTTTTGCGCAGCTACTACCTGAGGGTGGTGAAGCCGGACGCCGGCAACTTCCACCGGGTGGCGCTGATCGGGATCGTGGCGCTGCTGATCTCCTGCCTCACCGACATCTTCATCCAGCAGTACCCGGTCGCGCTGGCCTTTTGGGCAACCCTGGGGCTGATGTATGCGCTTTCCCGCCCTTCTGCGGCAAATGAGGAACAATGAAAGAATTTCAACATCTAGTGGACATCATCGCGCAGCTGCGGGAACCAGTCTCCGGTTGCCCCTGGGATATCAAACAAACATCCCAAAGCCTGGTGCCAAACTTCATCGAGGAACTTTATGAAGCCGTGGAGGCCATCGAAGATGGAGACCACGCGGGTCTGATGGAGGAACTGGGCGACCTGATGCTGCACATAGTTTTCCAAGCCCAGATCGCGTCCGAAGAACGGCGGTTCGACATCGCCGACGTGCTCCGCGCCATCGCGGACAAGCTGGTGCGGCGGCATCCGCATGTGTTTGGCCAATTGGAAGTGAACGACGCCGATACGGTGAAAATGAACTGGGAACGGCTGAAAAAAGCGGAAAAGAAAGACCGCAAAAGCGTTTTGGAGGGAATCCCGAGAGCGCTTCCCGCCCTCATTCACGCCCAGCGCACCCAGGAAAAGGCCGCTTCGGTGGGCTTCGACTGGCCGGATCTGGAACCCGTGATGGCCAAGCTTGACGAAGAGCGCCTGGAACTGGATGAAGCCCTCGCCAGTGAGGATTACCTGCTTATCAAGGAAGAACTGGGCGACATGCTGTTCACACTGGTGAACCTGGCCCGCAAGCTACACATCGATGCTGAAGGCGCTCTGAAGGAAACTTCCCGTAAATTCCACAAACGCTTCAGCTACATTGAAGAACACTACCGGCAAAATGGGGATGACATCCATGAAGCAAGCCTTGAAGAACTCGACGCCGTCTGGGATCTCGCGAAAGAAGACAGATAATTTCAAAGCCCTGCGCCTCTACCTGATCCTGGGCCTGCTGCTGATCTTCACAGCTTTTGCGGTCTATGCCCAGGTCCTGATCCAAAACGCCAAACGCGAGCAGGAATACGTGCCCCGAATTTTTGCCCAATACATAGCCTACACGGACGGCTATCTGCGGCAATCCGAAAAGTACGCCCAGATGCTGGCGGAGATCACCTCCAAACGCTTTGAATTGATACAGGAAGATGATTTCCAAGAAGCCATCAGCGACTACATGTTCCTGGACTTCCCCGGCAAAAATCCCATTCCCGTGATCATCACCGACTCCGACACCATACCCCAGTTTTGGAATCAGGTGCGGGTGCCCTCTGACATTAGCTACGATGACCTTTCCGAGGCGGACAGGCTGCTGCTGCGGCAGGAAATGGAACGCATGAACCGCAGCGACCTGAAGGCAGGCGACAGCGTAATCAACTATGTCTATATCGCGCGACCGGTATCCCTGCAGGATTTCATCAAGGGGATCGACTACTCGGTGGTGGTAACCGACCGCGCCAAAAAACCACTCTACTGGCGCAATGTGGAAATCACTGAAGATCAAAGCTGGGAACAGACGCCGGCGGAGGCCAGGAAACTACTGCGGGAAAAGATGTCCGGGATGAGCGAAGTGCCGCTCGCCCAAGCCTCAGAACAACTGGGTTACATCTACTTCACCGCGCCAAAATCGCTGGCCCGCATCGGCTCGCTGGTGCTTCTGGAACTGCTTCTGCTATTGCTGATACTGGCCTTCGGGGCCTACGGACTGATCCTGCTGCACCGCACCGAAAAAGATACCCTCTGGATCGGACTGGCCAAGGAAACTTCACACCAGTTCGCCACTCCGATCACCTCGCTGCTGGGCTGGCTGGATCGCCTGCGCGACACTCCGCCCGGCGCCATGGCGCAGGAAGATTATGACAAGGTGCTGGACCAGATGACCACGGACCTCAATCTGCTGAGCTACAATGCCAACCGCTTCGGCAAAGTGGGCTCTCAGACAAAGCTGAAGCCAGTGGAACTTCACACCTTGCTGGAAGAGAGCACATCCTATTTTCAGGCCCGCATGCCCCATCTGGCCTCCCGCATCGACATCCACCTGATCTCCAAGATCCAGGGAGTGCAGGTGATGCTGGATAAAGACCTGTTCAAATGGGCCATGGAGAATCTGATCAAAAACTGCGTGGACGCCATGTCCCAGAAGGGCGGGAACATCTTCGTGACAGCCACCCAGAACAAACAGCACGTCTATGTTCACGTTCGCGACGAGGGCAAGGGTATCGCGCACTCCCAGTGGAAAAAGATTTTCGAGCCGGGCGTGACCACCAAGACCCGCGGCTGGGGCCTGGGGCTCAGCCTGGCCAAACGCATCATCGAAGAATATCACCACGGCCACATCCGCGTGCTGGAAAGCACTCTGGGTGAAGGCACCACCTTCGAGATCAAACTCGGAAAAGAACTGCACAAATAGGAGCCCATCATGCGTCTGCTGCTAAGTTCCGCCCAGATGAAAAATCTGGATGCCCGCACCATCAAAGATTTTGGCCTTCCCGCCCGGGTGCTGATGGAAACCGCCGGCAAAGCCTGCGCCGAGATCATCCTCCACCACTATCCGAGCCAGCTGGACGGCCCTGTCTGCGTGCTCTGCGGCAGTGGCAACAACGGCGGCGACGGAGCCGTGATCGCCCGCTGGCTGTTCAACTGGGGCTGCGAGGTAAACATCCTCCGGGTGGGCAAAGGCAGCCCCAGTCCGGAAACCACCGCCAATCTGGAGCTCTGCCGCAAGCTCGGCGTGCCCATTATCGAAATCAGTGCTTCCAAAGATCTGTCCCTGGCCAAGAGTTTTCTGGAGAGCTCTTCCCTGGTGATCGACGCTATCTTTGGCATCGGTTTCAAGGGAGAGCTGAAGCCCTGGCTGGATGAGCTTTTTGGGCTAATCAACTCCTACGCGGCTTTCACAGTCTCAGTGGACGTACCCTCCGGCCTGGACGCGGATACCGGCTTCGGTCTCAACCCCGTCTATGCCGAAGCCACCATCGCCATCGAAAGCATGAAGACCGGCCACATTACCGGAATCGGCAGAGAGGCCTGCGGCGAGGTCCACCTGGTGGATATCGGCATCCCGGCCCATTTTTATGAGAACCTGGACGCGGCCATGCTTTTTGAAGAAGCTGATTTCCGGCCTCCCCTGAGGCTGCCGGACAGACATAAAAACGACTATGGCAAGGTTTATGTTTTTGGGGGCATACCGGGCTTCACCGGTGCTTCCGTGATGGCCGCCCAGGCCTCTCTGCGCGCTGGCTGTGGCTATGCCTGCGTGTTGCACCGGAAAGAACTGGTGGCCGTTTATGCCCTCAAGCTCACGGAAGCCCTGTCCCGTGCCATTCCAGAAAACACAAAAAGCGGCCAACCCGACGCCAAGGCACTGCTGCGGCTTCTGGGCGACGCTTCCGCCGTGCTGATCGGCCCCGGACTGGGCCGTGACGATTTTGCCCTCCAGTTGCTGGAGATCGTGCTGAAGAATCTGGAAGTTCCCCTGGTGGTTGATGCGGACGCGCTTACCCTGATCTCGGAACATCCTCCGCTGCAACAATATCTGGCCAAACCAAACGTGCTGCTGACGCCGCATTGGGGTGAATTCGCCCGGCTGGCCAAAATTGACAAAGCTGAATTGGAAAGAGACTGCCTGGGCACCCTGCGGAATTTTGTGATAGAGCATTCCGCCCGCGTGTTGCTGAAAAGCCATTACAGCATCTATCAAGACGCGGAGCTTTCCCTGGTGAACATCTCCGGCAACGACGGCCTGGCCACCGGCGGCAGTGGTGACGTTCTGGCCGGCATCATCTGCTCGTTCATGGCCCAAAATGAAAGCATCCCCGCCGCCGCCATCAAAGCTTCCTTTCTGCTGGGCAAAACCGCCGAAACCCTGGCCAAAACTCGCGGTACGGCCTCCATTCTGCCCACCGACATCATTGCCAATCTGTTCCTGGAACAAAAAGAGGAAAAATGACCCGCATATCTTTGTTGCCCCTGCTTTTGGGCTTGTTGCTCACAGCCCAGGCCTGCACCGGTAAAATCGATCAAAAAACACAAGGAGACACCTTGAAAACATTAGCTGAAATCAACACCCCCATCTTTTGGGCGGAAGGCCATCCCGGCAAACTGGACAGGGAAAACTGGGTGATCACGGTCACCGGGGCCTGTGATAAACCGCGCTCCTTCACCTGGGAAGAGCTGAACGCCCTGCCCCAAACAGAAGTTGACGGCCGGCTCACCAGTGTCACCCGCTGGTCCTCGCGAGGCCTTTGGAAAGGCGTCGCGCTCTCCACCCTGCTGGACGAGGTGGAAGCCAAACCAAGCTGCAAGTTCGTCCGCTTTTGGTCGGTGGGCGAAATATACGACACCTCCATCCCCGTCGACGTCGCCCGCATGGAAAAATCTCTGCTCGCCCACACCTTCAACCGTCAGTATCTGGATGAGGATTACGGCGGCCCCGTGCGCGCCTTCATCCCTTACCTCTGGGGCTACAAATCCGCCAAATCGGTGGTGAAAGTGGAGCTGATGGAGTATTACGTGCCCGGATTCTGGGAACAGCGCGGTTACACCGATAGCGCCGAGATCGAGGCCGGACCCTGCCGTGACATGAATGACGGCGGGGCGATCAAGCAGATCCCCGGTCCCGGTGAAGTCAAGTTCTGACCCTTCCCACTGTTTTGCCCGCCTCCTCGCGGATCGCGCTTGACGTCGGGAGTAGTTTGCCTTAAATTATCTACAGAAAAAAGATTTAACCCCCAAGGGAGTGTTACCATGCCAAAATACAGATACGAACGAATCGCCTTGCGGTTGCTGCTCACGTTGGCTCTCGTCTCGATCCTGGGACTGCTTGCCGCCCAGGGCAACACGGACGAATATGATCTGGTGAAAACCTTTGTGCTGCCCAAAACAGCCGTGCCCGTAAGCGAACTAACCCTGTCCAATGAGTCCTGGTCCAGGGATGGAGAGCTTTTCACCGGCATCGCCTTTGAACGCTTCGAAAACGGAAACCTCTCCCGTGTGCTCAGCCTCTTCCGCGGGCTGCAGCAGGGTCCCATGTATCTCTGGTATCCGGATGGCGCTCCGCAGATGAGTGCCACCTACCGCCAGGGCCGCCTCAACGGACGTTTTCTGGGCTGGTATCGCAACGGCGGTGTGATCTACGACATGGCCATCAATCAAAGCGGCTACGCCGGAGATTACCTCAGCCGGGAAGGCGGCCAGGAAGGCGAAGACATCTACGAGCCGGAAGGTGACGCCAACGAACCCCGGGACGGGGATTGATTTCCGGGGCGCCTGAGCCTGGCAGTGAGACGTGGCGGGACTCGAGCAGTTCTTTGGTTCGGACTGGCTGGACAGCGAACTTGAACATGTTTGGCAGAAAAAAAGATTGACGCGGTTTTTGGCCTGGAAAAAGGTGGTTTTCGCGTGCGGGTGAGTCCGGCGTGGCTTGGAAACCAGATCACATGGCCCCGGCCAAGATCACAGGCAAATGTGAGTTCTGTTTTTTATTTTTCCGTACCCAAACATCTCTGTGCGTCCAAAGCTTTGGCTTGGGGCGAAGACCAAATCCGGCAGCAAGAGAAAGCTACAAAGATCTCCGGCCATTAAGCCGGGCAAGGATAGACACATGAGCAAAAGCAGTGCGAAAAACGTGCATTCGTTCCGCGATCTGAAAGCGGCAGGCACAAAGATCACGATGGTTACGGCCTACGATTATGCGATGGCGCGGTGCGTGGCCGCCAGTGAGATCGACCTCATTCTGGTTGGCGACAGCCTGGGCATGGTGGTCCTGGGCTATGAAAACACGCTTAAGGTGACCCTGCACGACATGATCAGCCACACCGCGGCCGTGCGCCGGGGCGCGCCCCAATCCTTCGTGATCGCGGACCTTCCTTACATGAGCTATCATCTGGGACGGGACGACACCAAGGCCAACGCCGCCGCCCTGATCATCGAGGGCGGTGCCGATGCCGTTAAGCTGGAGGGCGGTTCGGGAGAGCGTTTGGAAGCCATCTCTGCCATCCTTGAATGCGAGATCCCCGTTTGCGCCCACATCGGCCTCACCCCCCAAAGTGTGCGCCGTTTCGGTGGTTTCAGGGTACAGGGCAAATCCCCAGAAGCCCACGAAACCTTGCTGCGTCAGGCTTTGGCCCTGGAAAAGGCCGGTGTCTTCATGCTGGTGCTGGAAGGCATCCCGGAAGGCCTGGGCAAAGAAATTTCCCAAAGCGTCACCATCCCCACCATCGGCATCGGCGCGGGACGCCACACCGACGGCCAGGTGCTGGTCTATCACGATCTGCTGGGCCATTCGGACCTGCTGCCCAAATTCGTGCGTTCCTACGCCACTCTGAACGCGGACATCACCGCCGCCCTGAACAGATATTGCGCCGAAGTGCGCGAAGGCGCTTTCCCCGGCCACGAAAACGTTTACCACCCCATCCCAGAAACAGAAGGATAGATATAAATGACTGCAAAATATGAGCATATGGAAACCATGACCCCGGACGAAAAATTCTCCGCCGTGGCCAACCTCAAGGAAAAGCTGGAGGAAAACTTTGTCAGCCTCGGACAGTTGCTTTCGGAGATCAAGCGCAGCAAGATCTTCCGCGTGAAGGGCTACGAATCCTTCAAAGACTTTGTGGAGGCCGAATACAGCCTCAGCGGCTCCCTGGCCGGCAAACTGGTGGCGGTGTTTGACGTCTTCATCGAAGAGATGGACGTGGATGAAGGCACCGTGCGCGACATCGGTTTCGACCGCCTCCAGATGATCCAGCCCCTGGTGCGCAAGGCCGACTGGGCCCAGCGCGACGAGTGGGTGCAAAAAGCTGAGGAAATGCCCACCAAGGACCTGCGCGATCACATCAAAGAGCTCAAAAAGGAAGAAAAGGAACAAGAACTTGATCTCAAAAAAGTGTTCATCGACCAGTATCTGGAACGGATGACCGGCATCCTCAACTGTTCCAGGACCGAACTTAACTACAAACTGGCCCTGTATTTCCAGGACGCCGACCCCGAAGGGATCAAATCCTTGGTCCGCGAACGCCAGCGCAACTTCGAAAATGAACTCAACAAGGAGGAATCCTCATGAAACGCGCCAAACAAATGAAAATTCTCTGGGTGGACGACGAGATAGATCTGCTGCAGTCTTTCGTGCTCTTTCTGGAAGAACGCAATTACCTGGTGGACACCTGCAACAACGGAAACGACGCCATCGACAAGGTGCTTGAAAATAAATACGATCTGGTGATCCTGGATGAAATGATGCCCGGCCTGGACGGCCTCACCACCCTGCAGGAGATCAAACGCATCAATCCCTCCCTGCCCATCGTGATGGTAACCAAGAGCGAGGAAGAAGGCCTGATGGACAAAGCCATCGCCTCTCAGATCGCCGATTATCTGATCAAACCCATCAACCCCAACCAGATCATCATGGCCATCAAGAAGATCTTCCAGGCCGATGAGATCCGCGCCAACCAGATCGGCGAACAGTACACCCGCTACATCACCCAACTGAACCAGCGCCTCTTCGACAACCCCGGCTGGGAAGACTGGGCCAACATCTACCGCGAAATGGCCTACTGGGAGATCCAGATCGACGAAGTGAACGACGAAGGTCTCCGCCAGACCCACTTCCTGGAAAAACGCAACTGCAACACCGAGTTCACCAACTACGTGGAACGCAACTACCGCGACTGGCTGCACACGGACGACCGCCCCAACCTCTCTTTCGACATCGTTTCGCAGTACATCGCGCCCCACTTCGAAGCCCGCGTGCCCATCTACTTCATCATCATCGACTGCATGCGCCTGGACCAGTATCTGGCCATCCAGCCCTACATCAAGGAACTCTTCGACGAAGAGCTCGACCTCTATTACTCCATCCTGCCCACCGCCACGCCCTACAGCCGCAACTCCATCTTCAGCGGGCTGCTGCCGCAGGATATCGCCAAGCGCTTCCCCGAATACTGGGTGAGCAGCGGAGAACTGGACAACTCGCGCAACCGCAATGAACACCAGCTCCTTGATGAGCACATCACCGAGCTGGGCTACAACCTTGATCCCACTTCCAAATACGTGAAGATCTTCAACATGGAGGAAGGCAACTTCGTGCTGCGCAAGATAGACACCTGGAACAAGGAAAACCTGATCGTGCTGGTTT from the Candidatus Cloacimonadota bacterium genome contains:
- the serS gene encoding serine--tRNA ligase, which codes for MLDIKFIRANPDLVRDAIRNKNEKADLDALLEVDELRRKLQYDFDQLKARQNQVSQTIAQNKKAGEDVSELLQEMGAVAEEIKTINSSLNEANTSMENQLLRVPNVPHTSVPVGFDESANIVIREWGSKPSFDFEPRDHLALAEQNQLLDLARGAKLSGSGFPVYTGRGAALERALINFMLDHHIREHGYSEVAVPVLVNRKTMTGTGQLPKLEEDMYRVDQDDLFLIPTAEVPVTNLHADEVLRQDQLPLKYVCYTPCFRREAGSYGKDTRGLQRLHQFNKVEMVRLVEPASSYEALEAMLQDAEHILQALGLHYRVVQLCTGDLSFASAKTYDLEVWAPGVGKYLEVSSVSNFEDFQARRANIRYRDKDGKPRFLHTLNGSGLATPRLFIALLESYQNAAGGLDLPAPLAGYLAQNGGAR
- the panB gene encoding 3-methyl-2-oxobutanoate hydroxymethyltransferase; amino-acid sequence: MSKSSAKNVHSFRDLKAAGTKITMVTAYDYAMARCVAASEIDLILVGDSLGMVVLGYENTLKVTLHDMISHTAAVRRGAPQSFVIADLPYMSYHLGRDDTKANAAALIIEGGADAVKLEGGSGERLEAISAILECEIPVCAHIGLTPQSVRRFGGFRVQGKSPEAHETLLRQALALEKAGVFMLVLEGIPEGLGKEISQSVTIPTIGIGAGRHTDGQVLVYHDLLGHSDLLPKFVRSYATLNADITAALNRYCAEVREGAFPGHENVYHPIPETEG
- the mazG gene encoding nucleoside triphosphate pyrophosphohydrolase is translated as MKEFQHLVDIIAQLREPVSGCPWDIKQTSQSLVPNFIEELYEAVEAIEDGDHAGLMEELGDLMLHIVFQAQIASEERRFDIADVLRAIADKLVRRHPHVFGQLEVNDADTVKMNWERLKKAEKKDRKSVLEGIPRALPALIHAQRTQEKAASVGFDWPDLEPVMAKLDEERLELDEALASEDYLLIKEELGDMLFTLVNLARKLHIDAEGALKETSRKFHKRFSYIEEHYRQNGDDIHEASLEELDAVWDLAKEDR
- a CDS encoding molybdopterin-dependent oxidoreductase, which gives rise to MKTLAEINTPIFWAEGHPGKLDRENWVITVTGACDKPRSFTWEELNALPQTEVDGRLTSVTRWSSRGLWKGVALSTLLDEVEAKPSCKFVRFWSVGEIYDTSIPVDVARMEKSLLAHTFNRQYLDEDYGGPVRAFIPYLWGYKSAKSVVKVELMEYYVPGFWEQRGYTDSAEIEAGPCRDMNDGGAIKQIPGPGEVKF
- a CDS encoding HAMP domain-containing histidine kinase, with the translated sequence MKQALKNSTPSGISRKKTDNFKALRLYLILGLLLIFTAFAVYAQVLIQNAKREQEYVPRIFAQYIAYTDGYLRQSEKYAQMLAEITSKRFELIQEDDFQEAISDYMFLDFPGKNPIPVIITDSDTIPQFWNQVRVPSDISYDDLSEADRLLLRQEMERMNRSDLKAGDSVINYVYIARPVSLQDFIKGIDYSVVVTDRAKKPLYWRNVEITEDQSWEQTPAEARKLLREKMSGMSEVPLAQASEQLGYIYFTAPKSLARIGSLVLLELLLLLLILAFGAYGLILLHRTEKDTLWIGLAKETSHQFATPITSLLGWLDRLRDTPPGAMAQEDYDKVLDQMTTDLNLLSYNANRFGKVGSQTKLKPVELHTLLEESTSYFQARMPHLASRIDIHLISKIQGVQVMLDKDLFKWAMENLIKNCVDAMSQKGGNIFVTATQNKQHVYVHVRDEGKGIAHSQWKKIFEPGVTTKTRGWGLGLSLAKRIIEEYHHGHIRVLESTLGEGTTFEIKLGKELHK
- a CDS encoding response regulator, producing the protein MKRAKQMKILWVDDEIDLLQSFVLFLEERNYLVDTCNNGNDAIDKVLENKYDLVILDEMMPGLDGLTTLQEIKRINPSLPIVMVTKSEEEGLMDKAIASQIADYLIKPINPNQIIMAIKKIFQADEIRANQIGEQYTRYITQLNQRLFDNPGWEDWANIYREMAYWEIQIDEVNDEGLRQTHFLEKRNCNTEFTNYVERNYRDWLHTDDRPNLSFDIVSQYIAPHFEARVPIYFIIIDCMRLDQYLAIQPYIKELFDEELDLYYSILPTATPYSRNSIFSGLLPQDIAKRFPEYWVSSGELDNSRNRNEHQLLDEHITELGYNLDPTSKYVKIFNMEEGNFVLRKIDTWNKENLIVLVYNFLDLLAHHRSRDQILQETIPHEEGLRAFTKHWFLHSSLYEALKLIAKQDAICVISTDHGSIKVNRATQVIGDRDTSITVRYKEGKNLSANDRHAIFVKKPSEYGLPIKSIVDNFIFAKDDYYFVYPNSYHQYQRQYNGTFQHGGVSMEEMILPVATCRSKRLKI
- a CDS encoding NAD(P)H-hydrate dehydratase, whose translation is MRLLLSSAQMKNLDARTIKDFGLPARVLMETAGKACAEIILHHYPSQLDGPVCVLCGSGNNGGDGAVIARWLFNWGCEVNILRVGKGSPSPETTANLELCRKLGVPIIEISASKDLSLAKSFLESSSLVIDAIFGIGFKGELKPWLDELFGLINSYAAFTVSVDVPSGLDADTGFGLNPVYAEATIAIESMKTGHITGIGREACGEVHLVDIGIPAHFYENLDAAMLFEEADFRPPLRLPDRHKNDYGKVYVFGGIPGFTGASVMAAQASLRAGCGYACVLHRKELVAVYALKLTEALSRAIPENTKSGQPDAKALLRLLGDASAVLIGPGLGRDDFALQLLEIVLKNLEVPLVVDADALTLISEHPPLQQYLAKPNVLLTPHWGEFARLAKIDKAELERDCLGTLRNFVIEHSARVLLKSHYSIYQDAELSLVNISGNDGLATGGSGDVLAGIICSFMAQNESIPAAAIKASFLLGKTAETLAKTRGTASILPTDIIANLFLEQKEEK
- a CDS encoding O-antigen ligase family protein, with protein sequence MILKRLAPSLAYLGTAALVLAAAAAAQGMELPQFGFIGAILAAWLLTVLLFGISIRNSLLFSTMFFIKPLPTAFVCVLFILLLTLLLEFQRGRLKQFILPHPVMLGVLIATSVYGITRARGDWDSHLYFLATAVVPAIVFLISANSSIRKTDIVLWLKAIVLIGTFLAVVGVVMALLNPSERYGSLWITAMTINGFYTLAFFFGIALGVRSAHTSERYLWYGCALLVLLGMLYTYTRITLVAVFAGIFLLMPKMKRMRLLGMGLLLLVPLIIPSSMVSRIELGLTFDYSIFIRFLAWYYSLRQIASHPWFGIGIDVWKDWYAGAVPLDMLYAEHSHNLPLKIWLELGVFGFISYFYLIAAVLRSYYLRVVKPDAGNFHRVALIGIVALLISCLTDIFIQQYPVALAFWATLGLMYALSRPSAANEEQ